A genomic stretch from Polyangium spumosum includes:
- a CDS encoding ATP synthase F0 subunit B, which produces MNHLASAKLFAAAINVDFDPTFIAQFILFTAFVVVLRPLLFDPLLRVFEEREKRTEGAKHEARSMDEKAGELLTRYEAELDKIRREAGLEREKLRREAKELETKIMNEARDEAARILETGKTRIAAEVEQMRKELKDAQPALAADIASRVLGREVGR; this is translated from the coding sequence GTGAACCACCTCGCCTCAGCCAAGCTCTTCGCAGCGGCGATCAACGTCGATTTCGACCCGACGTTCATCGCCCAGTTCATCCTCTTCACCGCGTTCGTCGTGGTGCTGCGGCCGCTCCTCTTCGATCCGCTGCTCCGTGTCTTCGAGGAGCGCGAGAAGCGCACCGAGGGCGCGAAGCACGAGGCTCGCTCGATGGACGAGAAGGCCGGCGAGCTGCTCACGCGGTACGAGGCGGAGCTCGACAAGATCCGGCGCGAGGCGGGCCTCGAGCGCGAGAAGCTCCGCCGCGAGGCCAAGGAGCTCGAGACCAAGATCATGAACGAGGCGCGTGACGAGGCGGCGCGTATCCTCGAGACGGGCAAGACGCGGATCGCCGCGGAGGTCGAGCAGATGAGGAAGGAGCTGAAGGACGCGCAGCCGGCGCTCGCCGCCGACATCGCGTCCCGGGTGCTCGGTCGGGAGGTCGGTCGATGA
- the atpA gene encoding F0F1 ATP synthase subunit alpha, which produces MQLRAEEISQIIKKQIQNIDKAALVTEVGTVLTVGDGIARVHGLSRAMAGELVEFVGAGGETLAGLVLNLEADNVGCAIFGDTSIIKEGDSVKRTGRILDVPAGEAVVGRVVNALGMPIDGKGPIETKERRRVEVKAPGIIQRQPVKDPLQTGIKAIDAMIPIGRGQRELIIGDRQVGKTAVAVDAIINQKGKGVHCIYVAIGQKLSTVRQVVDRLESYGAMEYTTVVAATASETAPLQYIAPYTGVTMGEYFRDTGRHALCIYDDLSKQAVAYRQLSLLLRRPPGREAYPGDVFYLHSRLLERAAKMADVVWVVKKGTPAPPPGDRDYRGADGKIHIGEQGKESSQHSLKEMGSDYEIIKDKWSGGSLTALPIIETQAGDVSAYIPTNVISITDGQIFLEADLFYSGVRPAINVGISVSRVGGSAQIKAMRSVAGTLRLDLAQYRAMAAFAQFAGDLDEKTRKQLERGARMVEILKQGQYVPLSVEKQVLIIYAGINGFVDDLPVEVLGQFEEELYKYVESKHAGLLPAIAEKKALDDELKKQMNKAIESFKKTFVPGGKSKPAVEEEEAAEAPKAEAKATKKASKKAK; this is translated from the coding sequence ATGCAGCTCAGAGCCGAAGAGATTTCCCAGATCATCAAGAAGCAGATCCAGAACATCGACAAGGCCGCGCTCGTCACCGAGGTGGGCACGGTGCTCACGGTCGGCGACGGTATCGCCCGCGTGCACGGGCTCAGCCGCGCGATGGCCGGTGAGCTCGTCGAGTTCGTGGGCGCGGGCGGCGAGACGCTCGCGGGGCTCGTGCTGAACCTCGAGGCTGACAACGTCGGCTGCGCGATCTTCGGCGACACGAGCATCATCAAGGAGGGCGACTCCGTGAAGCGCACGGGCCGCATCCTCGACGTGCCGGCGGGCGAGGCCGTCGTCGGCCGCGTGGTGAACGCGCTCGGCATGCCGATCGACGGCAAGGGCCCGATCGAGACGAAGGAGCGCCGCCGCGTCGAGGTGAAGGCGCCGGGCATCATCCAGCGCCAGCCGGTCAAGGACCCTCTCCAGACGGGCATCAAGGCGATCGACGCGATGATCCCGATCGGCCGTGGTCAGCGCGAGCTCATCATCGGCGACCGCCAGGTCGGCAAGACCGCCGTCGCGGTCGACGCGATCATCAACCAGAAGGGCAAGGGCGTTCACTGCATCTACGTCGCGATCGGCCAGAAGCTCAGCACGGTCCGGCAGGTCGTCGATCGGCTCGAGTCCTACGGCGCCATGGAGTACACGACCGTCGTCGCCGCGACCGCGAGCGAGACGGCGCCGCTGCAGTACATCGCGCCGTACACTGGCGTGACCATGGGCGAGTACTTCCGCGACACGGGCCGCCACGCGCTCTGCATCTACGATGACCTCTCGAAGCAGGCCGTCGCGTACCGCCAGCTCTCGCTGCTCCTGCGCCGCCCGCCGGGCCGCGAGGCGTATCCGGGCGACGTCTTCTACCTCCACTCCCGCCTGCTCGAGCGCGCGGCGAAGATGGCGGACGTCGTCTGGGTCGTGAAGAAGGGCACGCCGGCCCCGCCCCCCGGAGACCGCGACTACCGCGGCGCCGACGGCAAGATCCACATCGGCGAGCAGGGCAAGGAGTCGTCGCAGCACAGCTTGAAGGAGATGGGCAGCGACTACGAGATCATCAAGGACAAGTGGTCCGGCGGCTCGCTCACCGCGCTCCCCATCATCGAGACCCAGGCGGGCGACGTCTCGGCGTACATCCCGACGAACGTCATCAGCATCACGGACGGGCAGATCTTCCTCGAGGCGGACCTGTTCTACTCGGGCGTTCGTCCGGCCATCAACGTCGGCATCTCGGTCAGCCGCGTCGGCGGCAGCGCGCAGATCAAGGCGATGAGGAGCGTCGCGGGCACGCTGCGCCTCGACCTCGCGCAGTACCGCGCCATGGCGGCGTTCGCGCAGTTCGCGGGCGACCTCGACGAAAAGACGCGCAAGCAGCTCGAGCGCGGCGCGCGTATGGTCGAGATCCTGAAGCAGGGCCAGTACGTCCCGCTCTCGGTCGAGAAGCAGGTGCTCATCATCTACGCCGGCATCAACGGCTTCGTCGACGACCTGCCGGTCGAGGTCCTCGGTCAGTTCGAGGAGGAGCTCTACAAGTACGTCGAGTCGAAGCACGCGGGGCTCTTGCCGGCGATCGCCGAGAAGAAGGCGCTCGACGACGAGCTCAAGAAGCAAATGAACAAGGCGATCGAGTCCTTCAAGAAGACCTTCGTCCCCGGCGGCAAGTCGAAGCCTGCCGTCGAGGAGGAGGAGGCCGCCGAGGCCCCGAAGGCCGAGGCGAAGGCCACGAAGAAGGCCTCGAAGAAAGCGAAGTAA
- a CDS encoding F0F1 ATP synthase subunit B, which produces MTSRTFAKVFFPLAVGLAGASAFAQTNPNQGLPAGHPPLDVPPGQARPLPGQARPAPGQMGRPMAGQPGQGMPGRPGFPGMQRQPQRAPVPAHVAHVEEAAHGGGHGGHCPGHGPHDAPHFDQINWWHGMIAVNNEKAIQPGFVNKLLWRYENHSDPCDPKNEPPPFLASILNLGVLGFILYRFGKKPIGDALVKRKQSIMSEIDNAARLKNEAQKRLDEYEDKFERLAETLDTVKAEYAAQAELEKKHIIAEAEERRARMRRDAEFRIEQELRTARIELMREAVQDATAAAEEMIRSRAAQADLDRMSEDYLGSVREALASGGTAGGAQ; this is translated from the coding sequence ATGACGTCGCGCACGTTTGCGAAGGTCTTCTTCCCGCTCGCGGTGGGGCTCGCGGGCGCGTCGGCGTTCGCCCAGACGAACCCCAACCAGGGACTGCCGGCGGGGCATCCGCCGCTCGACGTCCCGCCCGGGCAGGCGCGTCCGCTGCCGGGGCAGGCGCGTCCGGCGCCTGGCCAGATGGGCCGTCCGATGGCGGGCCAGCCGGGCCAGGGTATGCCGGGCCGCCCCGGTTTTCCGGGCATGCAGCGGCAGCCGCAACGCGCGCCGGTGCCGGCGCACGTCGCTCATGTCGAGGAGGCCGCGCACGGCGGCGGGCACGGCGGGCATTGCCCCGGCCACGGTCCGCACGACGCCCCGCACTTCGACCAGATCAACTGGTGGCACGGCATGATCGCCGTGAACAACGAGAAGGCGATCCAGCCGGGCTTCGTCAACAAGCTCCTCTGGCGCTACGAGAACCACTCGGATCCTTGTGATCCGAAGAACGAGCCGCCGCCCTTCCTGGCGTCGATCCTGAACCTCGGCGTGCTCGGGTTCATCTTGTACCGCTTCGGCAAGAAGCCGATCGGCGACGCGCTCGTGAAGCGCAAGCAGTCGATCATGTCGGAGATCGACAACGCCGCGCGGCTGAAGAACGAGGCGCAGAAGCGGCTCGACGAGTACGAGGACAAGTTCGAGCGGCTGGCCGAGACGCTCGATACGGTGAAGGCCGAGTACGCGGCCCAGGCCGAGCTCGAGAAGAAGCACATCATCGCCGAGGCCGAGGAGCGCCGGGCGCGCATGCGTCGCGACGCCGAGTTCCGCATCGAGCAGGAGCTCCGCACGGCGCGCATCGAGCTCATGCGCGAGGCGGTGCAGGACGCGACGGCGGCGGCCGAGGAGATGATCCGCAGCCGCGCGGCGCAGGCCGATCTCGATCGGATGAGCGAGGACTACCTCGGCTCGGTGCGTGAAGCGCTCGCGTCGGGCGGGACTGCGGGAGGTGCTCAATGA
- the atpG gene encoding ATP synthase F1 subunit gamma, translating into MPSLKAIRKRITSVRSTQKITRAMKMVAGARLNRAQQRITELRPYAIKTQEVLAAITQSARAQSAQDGASQEAEVVLERPLHPLLVERPERRVMLVILTSDRGLCGAFNTNINKRAEREWKSRVEQGQEVTMKVIGRKGRDYMSRRNAPNLGYLPGVWEKLALETAQRVGKEILAPFLKGEVDSIYVIYNEFKSAVSQQVVVERLLPVRPLSESEQAEASNATEFIFEPTREALLDVLSPMYVDISLLRALYESMASEFGAKLTAMDAATKNAKEMVDRLTLQYNRARQAAITKELMEIIGGSEALKD; encoded by the coding sequence GTGCCTTCGCTCAAAGCGATCCGCAAGCGCATCACCAGCGTCCGCTCGACGCAGAAGATCACGCGCGCGATGAAGATGGTCGCCGGCGCGCGGCTCAACCGCGCCCAGCAGCGCATCACCGAGCTGCGCCCCTACGCCATCAAGACGCAGGAGGTGCTCGCGGCGATCACGCAGTCCGCCCGCGCGCAGAGCGCGCAGGACGGCGCCTCTCAGGAGGCCGAGGTCGTCCTCGAGCGTCCGCTCCACCCGCTGCTCGTCGAGCGCCCCGAGCGCCGCGTGATGCTCGTGATCCTCACGAGTGATCGTGGCCTCTGCGGCGCGTTCAACACGAACATCAACAAGCGCGCCGAGCGCGAGTGGAAGAGCCGCGTCGAGCAGGGGCAGGAGGTGACCATGAAGGTCATCGGCCGCAAAGGCCGGGACTACATGAGCCGCCGCAACGCCCCGAACCTCGGCTATCTCCCGGGCGTCTGGGAGAAGCTCGCCCTCGAGACGGCGCAGCGCGTGGGCAAGGAGATCCTCGCGCCCTTCCTCAAGGGCGAGGTCGACAGCATTTACGTCATCTACAACGAGTTCAAGAGCGCGGTGAGCCAGCAGGTCGTGGTCGAGCGGCTCTTGCCGGTTCGTCCGCTCTCCGAGAGCGAGCAGGCCGAGGCTTCGAACGCGACCGAGTTCATCTTCGAGCCGACCCGCGAGGCGCTGCTCGACGTGCTCTCGCCGATGTACGTCGACATCTCGCTCCTGCGCGCGCTCTACGAGTCCATGGCGAGCGAGTTCGGCGCGAAGCTCACGGCCATGGACGCGGCCACGAAAAATGCGAAGGAAATGGTCGATCGCCTGACGCTCCAGTACAACCGCGCGCGCCAGGCCGCGATCACCAAGGAGCTCATGGAGATCATCGGTGGCAGCGAGGCGCTGAAGGACTAG
- a CDS encoding polyphenol oxidase family protein produces the protein MTSPHEAAPSPVFSALLDADGFRHAFFTRKGGVSRAPYDSLNVAAAATGDDASSVQENIRRCAEALGVPLPRLYILSQVHGTDAHILDGTEDRDEVVKRLGDITASRIPGVACGVRSADCVPVLLADRRSGAVVAVHSGWRGTVANAAAAGARVLCELSPSPSIVAAIGPHIEPCCFEVGDDVAASLAGASSAGASVVDRSRGRAHVDLRRVVHAQLEAAGVEPSLVDDVRGCTVCDHERWFSYRRDAAKSGRLLSAIVTRG, from the coding sequence GTGACGTCACCCCACGAGGCCGCGCCAAGCCCCGTTTTTTCAGCGCTTCTCGACGCCGATGGCTTCCGCCACGCGTTTTTCACGCGGAAAGGTGGGGTCAGCCGTGCCCCGTACGACTCCCTCAACGTGGCCGCCGCCGCCACCGGGGACGACGCTTCCTCCGTGCAGGAGAACATTCGTCGTTGCGCCGAGGCCCTGGGTGTGCCCCTGCCGCGCCTCTACATCCTGAGCCAGGTCCACGGCACCGACGCCCACATCCTCGACGGCACCGAAGACCGCGACGAGGTCGTCAAACGCCTCGGCGACATCACCGCCTCTCGTATCCCCGGCGTCGCGTGTGGCGTGCGCTCCGCCGACTGCGTGCCCGTCCTCCTCGCCGATCGGAGGAGCGGCGCCGTCGTCGCCGTGCACAGCGGATGGCGCGGCACCGTGGCGAACGCGGCGGCCGCAGGCGCGCGTGTCCTCTGCGAGCTTTCGCCTTCCCCGAGCATCGTCGCGGCGATCGGCCCGCACATCGAGCCGTGTTGCTTCGAGGTCGGCGACGACGTCGCGGCCTCGCTCGCAGGGGCCTCGAGCGCCGGCGCGAGCGTGGTCGATCGCAGCCGCGGCCGCGCGCACGTCGACCTTCGCCGCGTCGTGCACGCGCAGCTCGAAGCCGCGGGCGTCGAGCCTTCCCTCGTCGACGACGTCCGCGGCTGCACCGTCTGCGATCACGAGCGCTGGTTCTCCTACCGGCGCGACGCCGCGAAGAGCGGCAGGCTCCTCTCGGCGATCGTCACGCGGGGTTGA
- the atpH gene encoding ATP synthase F1 subunit delta yields MSQETIARRYARAVFELGKEQKNLPVLARDLADFVSSFEKSDELRMVLSSPLIAEDQREALLKEIGQRMSLCETALSTLRLLAKRRRLSALPDMVRQLEKLVDEDAGTLRATVTSAGPLTESYLAKLRGELEKSTGKKVVITHQQDPSLIAGIVTRIGDRVIDGSVKARLESFRESLLRT; encoded by the coding sequence ATGAGCCAGGAGACGATCGCCAGGCGGTATGCGCGCGCGGTCTTCGAGCTCGGCAAGGAGCAGAAGAACTTGCCGGTGCTCGCGCGGGACCTCGCGGATTTCGTTTCGAGCTTCGAGAAGTCGGACGAGCTCCGGATGGTCCTTTCGAGTCCGCTCATCGCGGAGGACCAGCGCGAGGCGCTCCTCAAGGAGATCGGCCAGCGCATGAGCCTCTGCGAGACGGCGCTCTCGACCTTGCGCCTGCTCGCCAAGCGCAGGCGGCTCTCGGCGCTGCCGGACATGGTCCGTCAGCTCGAGAAGCTCGTGGACGAGGACGCGGGCACGCTCCGCGCGACGGTCACGAGCGCGGGTCCCCTCACCGAGAGTTACCTTGCGAAGCTCCGCGGCGAGCTCGAGAAATCGACCGGGAAAAAGGTCGTCATCACGCACCAGCAGGATCCCTCGCTCATCGCAGGCATCGTCACCCGCATCGGCGACCGGGTGATCGACGGGAGCGTCAAGGCCCGCCTCGAGAGCTTCCGCGAGTCGCTGCTCCGCACCTAG
- a CDS encoding serine/threonine-protein kinase, producing the protein MRPQDPNIGRDILGGQFQILQKIGSGGMGSVYKAAQPAMNRMVAVKILHPKLANRKDLVSRFRREARAMSHLTHPNTVKVLLYGELEDGSLYIVMEYLEGKNLNQIVRKEGPMSLDRAIPVLIQVCGALQEAHSQGIVHRDLKPENIFLSTNGGLRDFPKVLDFGLAKVTERELRPGSVMLTQEGMVFGTPEFMSPEQAQGKPLDARSDIYSLAVILYEMLTGKLPFDARTPMEFIQHHVTKPPLALETRVAGKTFPPGLGAVIAKALEKRPEDRYTTAADFADALKPYAPGGGKGFSGLFPASSLEVLEKASRSHAEVAHMPEQKPESQRSPAAPPASSRRGGSAPVAMDGAPSNRKPNGANPMTSTGNRANPMTSTGNPASSPRPMPSPHSVRPQLKSGSNEGPSSLRIQAPPSRSAPAPAPVATKGAPSTLMLVGVAVGFLIVGVLLAVVVLKLLR; encoded by the coding sequence ATGCGCCCGCAAGACCCGAACATCGGCCGAGACATTCTGGGCGGTCAGTTCCAGATCCTGCAGAAGATCGGCTCGGGCGGGATGGGATCCGTCTACAAGGCCGCGCAACCGGCGATGAACCGGATGGTGGCCGTGAAGATCCTCCATCCGAAGCTCGCGAACCGCAAAGACCTCGTCTCGAGGTTCCGCCGCGAAGCTCGCGCGATGAGCCACCTGACGCACCCGAACACGGTGAAGGTGCTGCTCTACGGCGAGCTCGAGGACGGCTCGCTGTACATCGTGATGGAGTACCTGGAGGGGAAAAACCTCAACCAGATCGTGCGCAAGGAGGGGCCGATGTCCCTCGACCGCGCGATCCCGGTGCTCATCCAGGTCTGCGGCGCGCTGCAAGAGGCGCACTCGCAAGGGATCGTCCACCGCGACCTCAAGCCCGAGAACATCTTCCTGTCCACCAACGGAGGTCTACGCGACTTCCCGAAGGTGCTCGACTTCGGCCTCGCGAAGGTCACCGAGCGCGAGCTGCGTCCGGGCTCGGTGATGCTCACGCAGGAGGGCATGGTGTTCGGGACGCCCGAGTTCATGTCGCCCGAGCAAGCCCAGGGCAAACCGCTCGACGCGCGCAGCGACATCTACTCGCTCGCGGTGATCCTCTACGAGATGCTCACCGGCAAGCTGCCCTTCGACGCGCGCACGCCGATGGAGTTCATCCAGCACCACGTGACGAAGCCGCCGCTCGCGCTCGAGACGCGCGTGGCGGGAAAGACGTTCCCGCCGGGGCTCGGCGCGGTGATCGCGAAGGCGCTCGAGAAGCGGCCCGAGGATCGCTACACGACCGCCGCAGACTTCGCCGACGCGCTGAAGCCGTACGCGCCGGGCGGAGGGAAGGGCTTCTCCGGGCTCTTCCCCGCGAGCAGCCTCGAGGTGCTCGAGAAGGCGTCGCGCTCGCACGCCGAGGTCGCGCACATGCCGGAGCAGAAGCCGGAGTCGCAGCGCTCGCCCGCGGCGCCGCCCGCGTCGTCACGCAGGGGAGGAAGCGCGCCGGTCGCGATGGACGGCGCGCCCTCGAACCGCAAGCCAAACGGCGCGAACCCGATGACGAGCACGGGCAACCGCGCGAACCCGATGACGAGCACGGGCAACCCGGCGTCGTCGCCGCGCCCGATGCCGTCGCCGCACTCGGTCCGCCCGCAGCTCAAGTCGGGGAGCAACGAGGGCCCGTCGTCGCTGCGCATCCAGGCGCCGCCGTCGAGGTCCGCGCCCGCGCCCGCGCCCGTCGCCACGAAGGGCGCGCCGTCGACGCTCATGCTCGTCGGCGTGGCCGTGGGCTTCTTGATCGTCGGCGTCCTGCTCGCCGTCGTCGTCCTCAAGCTGCTCCGGTAG
- a CDS encoding penicillin-binding protein 1A, with product MPADRPSEEQNGEGARKSSPAPANEAKSETPEEREKRRAARRRKRAIKRWARGLGIAVVLLAAAAMLGVALTIRHYESDLPSTAELKSYRPPQVTRVMARDGQVVLGELFVERRTIVDVESLPAHVRHAALAAEDASFYEHQGLDYPGMLRALYKNLRNAKARQGASTITQQVVKNVLLTSARTFDRKMKEVILARRIEQELTKNEILGLYLNHIYFGHGRYGIEEACRYYFGKSIRDASLAQAALLAGIVKGPSIYSPRVSLERAKKRREYVLGQMLAKGFATAEEVEAARAEEVNLAPAQEEMRELAPEVVEEAKRTLRALVGQDADRGGYTITTTIDPTLQSKARGAVRASLDGYLKRHKLVAPLAPGKKEPPAFEGAPKTSGHRVYAGVVTGHDDAAGLLFVRIGSLAGAVDLRGKSRYNPKDLRPSQFAKVGKVLRVSLVDPKEAAAHAADPRQGPETHDEPVPEPTPKEKAQPAGLRLELGPQSSLVAIDVATREIVALVGGYEGVRGGLDRSLSRRQPGSTFKPFVYAYGLHTRRLTPATLLETNPLALSGYQPNNYDESEGKSPARLREALAHSVNVAAVWSIKELGPANVMAFAQELGITSKLGPDLSLALGAYEVTPREMAAAYATFAAGGEYKKPRLIMRITGPNGVDIPLASEPDPARVLSEEEAFLVNSLLRTVVERGTATRAKAIDRWIAGKTGTSNASKDAWFVGYSMDIACAVWTGFDDAAPLGAGETGAVASLPAFVEFMREAHAGKPKRAPTEPAGIEHKLIDPETGLLAYEGQESALDEVFLKDTAPDAGVDAAPDGEADAETGEAEDTLPVIPVPIPTGEEYHPTEL from the coding sequence ATGCCGGCCGATCGCCCCTCCGAAGAGCAGAACGGCGAAGGCGCTCGGAAGAGCTCGCCCGCGCCCGCGAACGAAGCGAAGAGCGAGACCCCCGAGGAGCGCGAGAAGCGCCGCGCGGCGCGCAGGCGCAAGCGAGCGATCAAGCGCTGGGCGCGGGGCCTCGGCATCGCGGTCGTCTTGCTCGCGGCGGCGGCGATGCTCGGCGTCGCGCTGACGATCCGGCACTACGAGTCGGACCTGCCGTCGACGGCGGAGCTGAAGAGCTACCGGCCGCCGCAGGTGACGCGGGTGATGGCGAGGGACGGTCAGGTGGTGCTCGGCGAGCTCTTCGTCGAGCGGCGCACGATCGTCGACGTCGAGTCCTTGCCCGCGCACGTGCGTCACGCGGCGCTCGCCGCGGAGGACGCGTCCTTCTACGAGCACCAGGGCCTCGACTATCCGGGCATGCTGCGCGCGCTCTACAAGAACCTGCGCAACGCGAAGGCGAGGCAGGGCGCGAGCACGATCACGCAGCAGGTCGTGAAGAACGTGCTGCTCACCTCGGCGCGCACGTTCGATCGGAAGATGAAGGAGGTCATCCTCGCGCGCCGCATCGAGCAGGAGCTCACGAAGAACGAGATCCTCGGGCTCTACCTGAACCACATCTACTTCGGGCACGGGCGCTACGGGATCGAGGAGGCTTGCCGTTACTACTTCGGCAAGTCGATCCGCGACGCGAGCCTCGCGCAGGCGGCGCTGCTCGCGGGGATCGTGAAGGGGCCGAGCATCTACTCGCCACGCGTGAGCCTCGAGCGCGCGAAGAAGCGGCGCGAGTACGTCCTCGGGCAGATGCTCGCGAAGGGCTTCGCGACGGCCGAAGAGGTGGAGGCCGCGCGGGCCGAGGAGGTGAACCTCGCCCCCGCGCAGGAGGAGATGCGCGAGCTCGCGCCCGAGGTCGTCGAGGAGGCGAAGCGCACGCTGCGCGCGCTCGTCGGGCAAGACGCGGACCGCGGCGGCTACACGATCACGACGACGATCGATCCGACGCTGCAGTCGAAGGCGCGCGGCGCGGTGCGCGCGAGCCTCGACGGGTACTTGAAGCGGCACAAGCTGGTCGCGCCGCTCGCGCCGGGGAAGAAGGAGCCGCCTGCGTTCGAGGGCGCGCCGAAGACGAGCGGGCATCGCGTGTACGCGGGCGTGGTGACGGGGCACGACGACGCGGCGGGCCTGCTCTTCGTGCGGATCGGCTCGCTCGCCGGCGCGGTCGATCTGCGCGGAAAGAGCCGGTACAACCCGAAGGATCTCCGGCCGAGCCAGTTCGCCAAGGTCGGCAAGGTGCTGCGCGTGAGCCTCGTCGATCCGAAGGAGGCCGCCGCGCACGCCGCAGATCCACGCCAGGGACCCGAGACGCACGACGAGCCGGTCCCCGAGCCGACGCCGAAGGAGAAGGCGCAGCCGGCGGGCCTGCGGCTGGAGCTCGGGCCGCAGTCCTCGCTCGTGGCGATCGACGTCGCGACGCGCGAGATCGTGGCGCTCGTCGGCGGCTACGAGGGCGTGCGCGGCGGGCTCGATCGGAGCCTCTCGAGGAGGCAGCCGGGCTCGACGTTCAAGCCGTTCGTCTACGCGTACGGGCTGCACACGCGCAGGCTCACGCCGGCCACGTTGCTCGAGACGAACCCGCTCGCGCTCTCGGGCTACCAGCCGAACAACTACGACGAGAGCGAAGGAAAGAGCCCGGCGCGCCTGCGCGAGGCGCTCGCGCACAGCGTGAACGTGGCCGCGGTGTGGTCGATCAAGGAGCTCGGCCCCGCGAACGTGATGGCCTTCGCGCAGGAGCTCGGGATCACGTCGAAGCTCGGCCCGGATCTGTCGCTCGCGCTCGGCGCCTACGAGGTGACGCCCCGCGAGATGGCCGCGGCGTACGCGACGTTCGCCGCCGGCGGCGAGTACAAAAAGCCGCGGCTGATCATGCGGATCACGGGGCCGAACGGGGTCGACATCCCGCTCGCATCGGAGCCGGATCCGGCGCGCGTGCTCTCCGAGGAGGAGGCGTTCCTGGTGAACAGCTTGCTCCGGACCGTGGTGGAGCGAGGCACGGCCACGCGCGCGAAGGCGATCGATCGGTGGATCGCCGGCAAGACCGGGACGAGCAACGCATCGAAGGACGCGTGGTTCGTCGGCTACTCGATGGACATCGCGTGCGCGGTGTGGACGGGCTTCGACGACGCAGCGCCGCTCGGCGCGGGCGAGACGGGCGCGGTCGCGTCGTTGCCCGCGTTCGTGGAGTTCATGCGCGAGGCGCACGCGGGCAAGCCGAAGCGCGCGCCGACGGAGCCCGCGGGCATCGAGCACAAGCTGATCGATCCGGAGACGGGCCTGCTCGCCTACGAGGGGCAGGAGAGCGCGCTCGACGAGGTCTTCCTGAAGGACACCGCGCCCGACGCGGGCGTCGACGCAGCGCCGGACGGCGAGGCGGACGCAGAGACGGGCGAAGCAGAGGACACGCTGCCCGTCATCCCGGTCCCGATCCCGACGGGCGAGGAGTACCACCCCACCGAGCTCTGA
- a CDS encoding L-threonylcarbamoyladenylate synthase, which translates to MGILLPINPEHPEPRKIRRAVEILEKGGVIAYPTDTVYGLGCDLFNKQAIETLYQIKGMQRDKNLAFICPDLSDISRYAIVENAAYRVLKRFLPGPYCFVLQATREVPKIVQMNKKTVGIRVPSHPVTQAIVRELGRPIISTTAAPPGEDPMVDPWEIKERFPALELILDAGGGGSLPTTVVDLSAGDVKILREGAGPVDELV; encoded by the coding sequence GTGGGCATCCTCCTCCCCATCAACCCCGAGCACCCCGAGCCTCGCAAGATCCGGCGCGCCGTCGAGATCCTCGAGAAGGGCGGCGTCATCGCCTACCCGACGGACACCGTCTACGGGCTCGGCTGCGACCTCTTCAACAAGCAGGCGATCGAGACGCTCTACCAGATCAAGGGGATGCAGCGAGACAAGAACCTCGCCTTCATCTGCCCGGATCTCTCGGACATCTCGCGTTACGCGATCGTCGAGAACGCGGCCTACCGCGTGCTCAAGCGGTTCTTGCCCGGCCCGTATTGCTTCGTGCTCCAGGCGACGCGCGAGGTGCCGAAGATCGTGCAGATGAACAAGAAGACCGTGGGCATCCGCGTGCCTTCGCACCCCGTCACGCAAGCGATCGTGCGCGAGCTCGGCCGGCCCATCATCAGCACGACCGCCGCGCCTCCCGGCGAGGACCCGATGGTCGATCCCTGGGAGATCAAGGAGCGCTTCCCCGCCCTCGAGCTCATCCTCGACGCTGGCGGCGGCGGCAGCCTGCCCACGACCGTCGTCGACCTCAGCGCAGGCGACGTGAAGATCCTCCGCGAGGGCGCTGGTCCCGTCGACGAGCTCGTTTGA